The genomic segment CGTCTATCCTCAGTACGTGAAGAACGGCGCCGCTTGGTTGGATCCAGAATTGAGATCAAAGGTCCTGCCGCTTGTGGATGCCGCAGGGGAGCTCCGCGAAGACGACTGGATCACCGGTATCTCGACCGAGCCGCCAGCCGCACAGTTAGGCCACTTGATGGCACGCTCGACGCGAACGACCACCCGCGCCTACACGGGCCTGATGCGCAAGGCCGGCAAGGGCATGGCCCTGACCGAAAGTGAGGTAGCATCGCTGTTCGAGGCACGGGGGCGAGATTTCAGCTACCTTTGCCGGACGGCAGATGAGATGCGTGCGCAAAGCTGCGGTGATGCCGTCAGTTTCGTCGTCAATCGCAACATCAACTACACCAACATTTGCTATTTTAAATGTCAGTTTTGTGCCTTCTCCAAAGGCAAGATGTCGGAGAACCTGCGGGGTCGGCCCTATGAACTGGGTTTAGATGAGATTGTGCGGCGCTCTCGGGAAGCCTGGGATCGGGGTGCCAGCGAGGTGTGCTTGCAAGGCGGCATTCACCCAAAATTCACGGGAGAGACCTATCTGTCTATCTGCAGGGCCATTCGCGAGGCGCTGCCGCAAATGCACATTCATGCCTTCTCGCCGCTGGAGATTTGGCAGGGTGCGGCCACACTCGGCAAACCGCTGGACAGTTTTCTCGCAGAATTGAAAGAAGCTGGCCTGAATACTTTGCCGGGGACCGCCGCGGAGATTCTAGACGACGCAGTGCGCGCTACGCTTTGCCCAGACAAGATCAACACGGAGCAATGGTTGTCGGTGATGCGTGCAGCACACGCAGCGGGGCTTAAGACCACTGCGACGATCATGTTCGGGCATATAGACGATACGCGTTCCTGGGCGCGTCATCTGCTTCACATTCGCGCGCTACAGGAAGACACGGGCGGTTTCACGGAATTTGTTCCACTGCCGTTCGTTGCATCCGAAGCCCCGATCTATCTCAAGGGACGAGCACGCCGGGGGCCGACCTTCCGTGAAAGCGTCTTGATGCATGCAGTCGCCCGTATCGTGTTCCATGGACTGATCGACAATATCCAGACCTCTTGGGTGAAGATGGGTCGTAAGGGTGCGCAGTCCTGTTTGCAAGCTGGCGCGAACGATTTGGGCGGTACCCTAATGGATGAGACCATTACCCGATCGGCGGGCGCCAGTCATGGGCAAGAAGTCGTGGCTTCCGATATGGAGAGTTTGATTGCGCAGATTGGCCGTCGCCCCTGGCAACGTTCGACCTGTTACGAGAAGATGCTTAGCGATCGACCGGCGGCAGAAACCGAGGCGGCGTGGCAAAACCTGGCGTGATTTCGTAAATCGATGAGGGTCAGACGACGGTCCCGCTGACCGCATGCTTGTGCTGGAGGATTCGAGCTAATCTCTCGAGGCCACTTTGCAACTGCTCCCGCGTCTCGCAGCCACCAAGGCTGATCCGGAAAGCCTGGATTGAGGGTGTCGGAGAAACTGCAAAATGCGAGGCGGGGGAGATTCTTACCCCCTGGCGCAGGGCCTCAGTGCAGAACTCATCAGCTTGCCAGCCGGCGGGAGCTAGCCCCCACACGTGGTACCCTGGGAAAGTAACGGGTTTTACGCAGTCCAGAAGCGACGTCGTCAGGGTCACGCGTGCTTTCGCTTCCCGGCGATGAAGGTCTAGGCACTTGTCCATCTGAGACCCGGCTAGAAGGATACCCGCCAGCTCGGCATAGAACAAAGGCCCGATCCATTGTGTGCTGATCAGCGCATCGTGGAATATAGGAAAAACCTGGGGCGGCACGACGGCATATCCCAAACGGAACCCGGGAGTCACACACTTGGAAAAGCTCGTCAGGTAAAGGGTTCGCTCGGGCGCGTAGTGAGCAATCGGGTGTAACTGATCACCGGCCAATGGCACATTGATCGCATCTTCCAAGATGATGGCGTCGGCTTTGCGGCATACCTCGGCCAGCGCGCGCCGCCGTTCCATTGAAAGGCTCGCTGTCGTAGGGTTCTGCGCGACCGTCGTGACGATCACGATCTTGGCCCCACTGTTCCGCAGTTCCCGGCCGACACTATCTGGCAGCAACCCCTCGTCGTCCATATCCGCGCCAATCAGCTTCAGCCCCCGGTACT from the Limibacillus halophilus genome contains:
- a CDS encoding PLP-dependent aminotransferase family protein yields the protein MSEWKLQTHTGSGPKYLALVGALEDRISGGHLREGDRLPPQRDLARMFGVTIATVTRAIAEASRRGLVVARPGSGTYVKDRSTLPGAAPEIVDLSINTLPSDLVAGLLDAALAEVAARKISHDAFGYSSYGSNSRHRATGAEWVSRFGLDVGVESVLPTHGVHQGLMAAFGALAKPGDSVICEPFTYTGIKRIAEYRGLKLIGADMDDEGLLPDSVGRELRNSGAKIVIVTTVAQNPTTASLSMERRRALAEVCRKADAIILEDAINVPLAGDQLHPIAHYAPERTLYLTSFSKCVTPGFRLGYAVVPPQVFPIFHDALISTQWIGPLFYAELAGILLAGSQMDKCLDLHRREAKARVTLTTSLLDCVKPVTFPGYHVWGLAPAGWQADEFCTEALRQGVRISPASHFAVSPTPSIQAFRISLGGCETREQLQSGLERLARILQHKHAVSGTVV
- the cofH gene encoding 5-amino-6-(D-ribitylamino)uracil--L-tyrosine 4-hydroxyphenyl transferase CofH — encoded protein: MRLETDKPSVLGRVLSDGEARELAGRRSLAGLMTAAGHLRDQGFGERITYSRKVFIPLSQLCRDVCHYCTFAKAPRHLKKAFLNPDEVLEIARRGAQAGCKEALFTLGDKPEARYEIARQELATLGHRSTLSYLAEMGRLVLKETGLLPHFNPGLMTAEDLAMLRPHAASMGIMLETVSDRLSERGNPHFGSPDKYPAARLAAIEDAGKAKVPFTTGLLVGIGETREEIVEGLLAIRRLHEAYGHIQEVIIQNFLPKPGTKMADAPASDLETHLWAIAVARLILGPEMSIQAPPNLRREEMGALIDAGINDWGGVSPVTPDHVNPEAPWPHLEDLATKTAQCGKVLTERLTVYPQYVKNGAAWLDPELRSKVLPLVDAAGELREDDWITGISTEPPAAQLGHLMARSTRTTTRAYTGLMRKAGKGMALTESEVASLFEARGRDFSYLCRTADEMRAQSCGDAVSFVVNRNINYTNICYFKCQFCAFSKGKMSENLRGRPYELGLDEIVRRSREAWDRGASEVCLQGGIHPKFTGETYLSICRAIREALPQMHIHAFSPLEIWQGAATLGKPLDSFLAELKEAGLNTLPGTAAEILDDAVRATLCPDKINTEQWLSVMRAAHAAGLKTTATIMFGHIDDTRSWARHLLHIRALQEDTGGFTEFVPLPFVASEAPIYLKGRARRGPTFRESVLMHAVARIVFHGLIDNIQTSWVKMGRKGAQSCLQAGANDLGGTLMDETITRSAGASHGQEVVASDMESLIAQIGRRPWQRSTCYEKMLSDRPAAETEAAWQNLA